From a single Thermodesulfobacteriota bacterium genomic region:
- a CDS encoding amino acid ABC transporter ATP-binding protein codes for MIETRDVVKIFESRGRVVRAVDGVSTRVRKGEVVVVIGPSGSGKSTFLRCLNGLESFDAGHVFIDGMDLASRKTDINKVRREVGMVFQQFNLFPHKTVLENLTLAQLVVRGRSREEAEGKARRLLQKVGIAEKESEYPSRLSGGQQQRVAIARALAMDPKIMLFDEPTSALDPEMVGEVLDVMKTLAREGMTMVVVTHEMGFAREVADRVLFMDEGKVVEEGTPEHFFTAPREERTKLFLSQVL; via the coding sequence GTGATTGAGACCCGCGACGTCGTGAAGATCTTCGAGTCCCGGGGGAGGGTCGTCCGGGCCGTGGACGGCGTGAGCACCCGGGTTCGCAAGGGAGAGGTGGTGGTCGTGATCGGTCCCTCGGGTTCCGGCAAATCCACCTTCCTGCGCTGCCTCAACGGGCTCGAGAGCTTCGACGCGGGCCACGTGTTCATCGACGGGATGGACCTGGCGAGCCGGAAGACCGACATCAACAAGGTCCGGCGCGAGGTGGGGATGGTGTTCCAGCAGTTCAATCTCTTCCCCCACAAGACCGTCCTCGAAAACCTGACCCTGGCGCAGCTGGTGGTCCGGGGGCGCAGCCGGGAAGAGGCCGAGGGGAAGGCCCGTCGCCTGCTCCAGAAGGTGGGGATCGCCGAAAAGGAGAGCGAGTATCCCTCGCGCCTCTCGGGAGGCCAGCAGCAGCGGGTGGCGATCGCCCGGGCGCTCGCCATGGACCCCAAGATCATGCTCTTCGACGAACCCACCAGCGCCCTGGACCCCGAGATGGTGGGGGAAGTGCTCGACGTCATGAAGACCCTCGCCCGGGAGGGCATGACCATGGTGGTGGTGACCCACGAGATGGGTTTCGCTCGCGAGGTAGCCGACCGGGTCCTCTTCATGGACGAGGGCAAGGTGGTGGAGGAGGGCACCCCGGAGCACTTCTTCACGGCCCCTCGGGAGGAGCGCACCAAGCTCTTCCTCAGCCAGGTCCTGTAG